In the Brassica napus cultivar Da-Ae chromosome A7, Da-Ae, whole genome shotgun sequence genome, one interval contains:
- the LOC125576249 gene encoding glutathione S-transferase T3-like isoform X1, with amino-acid sequence MEPFSLDSPGFMNLLSSQTSQPIDVGSIGVGSSTVPKPVERKKWTTQEDIVLISAWLNTSKDPIVSNQQKLGSFWNRIAEYFNSSPQLSGYAPREWSQCKQRWGRVNEQVCKFVGSYEAALKEQASGQNENDVMKSAHDIFFNDYQLKFTLEHAWRELRFDQKWRSNSVSRDGPKEKRKEAAVTEPELEEVRPPGIKASKAAKRKKHGNEAALDQIESILAKKTIISNRKILDRLLGKNADTLSDQERTLKNKLISEML; translated from the coding sequence ATGGAACCGTTTTCTCTAGATTCTCCCGGGTTTATGAACCTTTTATCTTCCCAGACCAGTCAACCCATAGACGTAGGGTCCATAGGCGTAGGGTCTTCTACTGTTCCAAAACCGGTGGAGAGGAAAAAGTGGACAACACAAGAAGACATTGTTCTGATcagtgcttggttgaacacCAGCAAGGATCCGATAGTTAGTAACCAGCAGAAGTTAGGGTCGTTTTGGAATAGAATAGCAGAGTACTTCAATTCAAGCCCTCAGCTGAGTGGCTACGCTCCTAGAGAGTGGAGTcagtgtaagcagaggtggggtAGAGTTAATGAGCAGGTATGTAAGTTTGTGGGTAGTTATGAGGCGGCATTGAAGGAACAAGCTAGTGGTCAAAATGAGAACGATGTCATGAAGTCTGCCCATGACATCTTCTTTAACGACTACCAGCTCAAGTTCACTCTCGAGCATGCGTGGAGGGAACTGAGGTTTGATCAAAAATGGAGATCAAACTCTGTTTCCAGAGATGGTCCAAAAGAGAAAAGGAAGGAAGCTGCGGTTACAGAGCCTGAGTTGGAAGAGGTTAGGCCTCCTGGTATTAAGGCTTCCAAAGCTGCGAAACGAAAGAAGCACGGGAATGAAGCAGCTCTTGATCAGATAGAGAGCATACTAGCAAAGAAAACTATCATATCAAACCGGAAAATCCTTGATCGTCTCTTAGGAAAAAATGCAGATACACTTTCTGATCAAGAAAGGACACTCAAGAATAAACTGATTTCCGAAATGCTTTGA
- the LOC125576172 gene encoding uncharacterized protein LOC125576172: MSSSSSDEVDEALDEIVDEVVDNYIDSMVNAQINKPKRRSYIERERELGHKQLWNDYFAENPTYQPEMFRRRFRMNKTLFLRIVQSLTNELPYFQQRRNAHGRLGLSALQKCTAAIRMLAYGQSGDMYDEYLRLGESTSRLCLDNFTNGIIQLFGAEYLRRPTPADLQRLLDVGEARGFPGMVGSIDCMHWEWKNCPTAWRGQFTRGS; this comes from the coding sequence atgtcttcctcatcaagtgaTGAAGTAGATGAAGCTTTAGATGAAATTGTCGACGAAGTAGTCGATAATTACATCGACTCAATGGTTAATGCTCAAATCAACAAGCCGAAGCGACGAAGTTATATCGAAAGAGAGCGGGAACTAGGACACAAACAACTATGGAACGATTATTTCGCGGAAAACCCAACATACCAGCCGGAAATGTTTAGGCGccgttttcgaatgaacaaaacTTTGTTCCTTCGCATAGTCCAAAGCCTAACTAATGAACTGCCATactttcagcaaagaagaaaTGCTCATGGAAGGTTGGGGCTATCTGCACTTCAAAAGTGCACGGCCGCAATACGTATGCTGGCATACGGACAATCGGGAGATATgtatgacgaatatctccgactagGTGAAAGTACTTCACGTTTATGTTTGGATAATTTCACTAATGGGATTATACAATTGTTTGGAGCTGAGTATTTAAGAAGACCTACACCGGCGGATCTTCAACGATTACTCGATGTTGGAGAGGCACGGGGGTTTCCAGGGATGGTAggcagcatcgattgtatgcattgggagtggaaaaactgcccaacgGCTTGGAGAGGGCAGTTTACACGTGGTTCATga
- the BNAA07G21340D gene encoding protein PIN-LIKES 3, with product MLKLLHLFITSSKPVVEILLITSVGLYMALDGVNLLGPDARKYLNDIVFYVFNPSLVGSRLADSVTYDSLVKMWFMPINLLLTFIIGSLLGWIVILITKPPSNLRGLIVGCCAAGNLGNMPLIIIPAVCKDKGGPFGDPENCNKYGMGYVALSMAMGSVYIWTYVYNIMRVLSNSVIETQPSIESNCKVPLISSREEEEDNHKVGRWDRFKRRMVSLSEKVNLSTIFAPTTIAAIIALVIGLINPVRELIIGNVAPLGVLQDSVTLVGDGAIPATTLIIGGNLLKGMRSSGMKRSSIVGVLVARYILLPISGVLIVRGAYKLDLITSEPLYQFVLLIQYAVPPAMSLGTITQLFGAGESECSVIMLWAYGLASVSLTAWPTFFMWLVA from the exons ATGTTGAAGCTTTTGCATCTGTTCATAACTTCATCAAAACCAGTGGTGGAGATTCTGCTGATAACATCAGTTGGACTTTATATGGCTCTGGATGGAGTCAATCTTCTTGGTCCAGATGCTCGCAAATATTTGAACGAC ATTGTCTTTTATGTGTTTAATCCATCGCTTGTTGGAAGCCGTTTAGCTGATAGTGTTACATATGACAGCTTGGTGAAAAT GTGGTTCATGCCGATTAATCTTCTGCTCACATTCATCATTGGTTCGTTATTAGGCTGGATTGTTATTCTCATCACTAAGCCTCCATCCAATCTTCGTGGTCTCATTGTTGGTTGTTGTGCTGCTG GTAACTTGGGAAACATGCCATTAATCATAATCCCAGCTGTTTGTAAAGATAAAGGAGGTCCATTTGGAGATCCTGAGAACTGCAACAAGTATGGAATGGGTTATGTTGCACTCTCCATGGCG ATGGGATCAGTTTACATTTGGACTTACGTTTACAATATTATGCGTGTGCTATCAAACTCTGTCATTGAAACCCAACCTTCTATTGAATCCAACTGCAAAGTCCCCCTGATCTCTtccagagaagaagaagaagataaccaTAAG GTTGGGAGGTGGGACAGATTCAAGAGAAGAATGGTTTCACTGTCAGAGAAAGTCAACTTAAGTACAATATTTGCTCCAACAACTATTGCTGCG ATAATCGCGCTTGTGATTGGTCTCATTAATCCTGTAAGGGAGCTAATAATCGGCAACGTAGCTCCTCTTGGAGTGCTTCAAGACTCAGTTACTCTAGTGGG AGATGGAGCCATTCCTGCTACGACCCTGATCATTGGAGGAAACCTACTCAAAGGTATGAGGAGTTCAGGAATGAAAAGATCCAGCATTGTTGGCGTCTTGGTTGCACGTTACATTCTCCTGCCTATAAGTGGTGTTTTAATCGTTAGAGGAGCATACAAGTTGGATTTGATTACCTCAGAACCGTTGTACCAGTTTGTTCTGCTCATTCAGTATGCTGTCCCACCAGCAATGAGTCTAG GTACGATAACTCAGTTATTTGGAGCTGGGGAAAGTGAATGCTCAGTGATTATGCTATGGGCTTATGGTTTGGCTTCGGTTTCACTCACTGCTTGGCCTACATTTTTCATGTGGCTTGTGGCTTAA
- the LOC106449083 gene encoding AT-hook motif nuclear-localized protein 29-like: protein MDGGYDQSGHSRYFHNLFRPELQHQLQPQPQPQPQPQPQPQPQSDDESDSNNKYPGQPDSDQVTSGSTSGKRPRGRPPGSKNKPKPPVIVTRDSPNVLRSHVLEVSSGADIIESVNNYARRRGRGVSILSGNGTVANLTLRQPVTTHGNNGGTEAGAGGVVTLRGRFEILSITGTVLPPPAPPGCGGLSIFVAGEQGRVIGGRVVAPLVASGPVILMAASFSNATFERLPLEEEGGEGGGDVGGGVPPPATSETAPSGVAQGELRVNMSGYDQFSGWGAGAASRPSF from the coding sequence ATGGACGGTGGTTATGATCAATCCGGTCACTCTAGATACTTCCATAACCTCTTTAGGCCTGAGCTTCAACACCAGCTTCAGCCACAGCCGCAGCCTCAACCCCAGCCTCAGCCTCAGCCTCAGCCTCAGTCTGATGATGAATCTGACTCCAACAACAAGTATCCGGGTCAACCTGATTCCGACCAGGTTACCTCGGGCTCAACTTCCGGGAAGCGTCCACGTGGACGTCCTCCAGGGTCTAAGAACAAGCCGAAGCCACCGGTGATAGTGACAAGAGATAGCCCCAACGTGCTTAGATCTCATGTTCTTGAAGTCTCATCTGGAGCCGACATAATTGAGAGCGTCAACAATTATGCTCGCCGGAGAGGGAGAGGTGTCTCCATTCTCAGTGGTAACGGCACGGTGGCTAACCTCACTCTCCGGCAGCCGGTGACGACTCATGGGAACAATGGTGGAACTGAAGCCGGAGCCGGAGGAGTTGTGACTTTACGTGGAAGGTTTGAGATTCTTTCCATCACTGGTACGGTGCTTCCGCCGCCCGCGCCGCCGGGATGCGGTGGTTTATCTATCTTTGTTGCTGGTGAACAAGGTCGGGTGATCGGAGGAAGAGTGGTGGCTCCCCTTGTGGCTTCTGGTCCAGTGATACTGATGGCTGCATCGTTCTCCAACGCAACTTTCGAAAGGCTTCCACTTGAAGAGGAGGGAGGTGAAGGTGGGGGAGACGTCGGAGGAGGAGTTCCACCGCCAGCCACTTCAGAAACAGCGCCGTCTGGAGTCGCTCAGGGAGAGCTAAGAGTTAATATGAGTGGTTATGATCAGTTTTCCGGCTGGGGAGCCGGAGCCGCTTCAAGACCATCATTTTAG
- the LOC106356950 gene encoding increased DNA methylation 3, with protein sequence MNPENHPTTTHSKVISHVFFTGTAKQGCAGPPLGLVDIGVSDIAYIFRISLPGIAKYQDKIKCEIQREGRVCIQGVVPEIAIPSDSGCLYRMQVQQLSPPGPFSITFNLPGQVDPRLFSPKFRADGIFEVVVVKLGVRIPTS encoded by the exons ATGAACCCTGAGAATCATCCGACCACCACTCACTCCAAAGTGATCTCACATGTGTTTTTCACCGGTACCGCCAAGCAAGGCTGTGCTGGGCCACCCCTTGGTCTTGTTGATATTGGTGTGAGCGACATTGCCTACATCTTCAGAATCTCTCTCCCCGGCATTGCCAAATATCAAG ATAAGATCAAATGTGAGATTCAGAGAGAGGGAAGAGTATGCATACAAGGAGTAGTACCTGAGATTGCGATTCCAAGCGATTCAGGATGCTTATACAGAATGCAAGTGCAGCAGCTCAGCCCGCCTGGTCCATTTTCCATCACGTTTAATCTCCCGGGGCAAGTGGATCCTCGCTTGTTCTCTCCAAAGTTTAGAGCTGATGGGATCTTTGAAGTTGTTGTCGTCAAGCTCGGTGTACGCATCCCAACGTCATAG
- the LOC106355696 gene encoding probable inorganic phosphate transporter 1-9: protein MPELRVLSALDAARLQWYHFKAIMIAGLGLFTDAYDLFCIAPIMKMISQIYYHKDSIGTAVLSISYVIALFGTALGQLIFGYLGDRVGRRKVYGLCLLIMVFSSFGCGFSVCTTRRSCVMASLAFFRFVLGLGIGGDYPLSATIMSEFANKKTRGAFIAAVFSMQGLGILMSSAVTMAVCEAFKMVGEGSLEKMEAAGVETLAPAESDIAWRLILMIGAIPAALTFYWRMLMPETARYTALVENNARQAAKDMQKVMSVSMSQVAEDTLSETLELPPSTSSSYKLFSRRFFSLHGRDLFAASANWFLVDVVFYTSNLLLSQIFSFSNKPLNSTNVYDSAFEVAKLAAIVAACSTIPGYWFTVYFIDRIGRVKIQLMGFFCMAVVYLVAGVPYSWYWSKHEKTNKGFMVLYGLIFFFSNFGPNTTTFIIPAELFPARFRSTCHGISGAAGKFGAIVGTVGFLWATQHEEEDKGEVFPEARRVRIAFLILGAVCIAGVLVTYFYTRETMGRSLEENEEDEIDSTCASSGNELFPIE, encoded by the exons ATGCCGGAGTTAAGAGTGTTATCGGCGTTAGATGCGGCGAGGTTACAATGGTACCATTTCAAGGCGATAATGATCGCCGGATTAGGTCTCTTCACCGACGCTTACGATCTCTTCTGCATAGCTCCCATCATGAAAATGATCAGCCAAATCTATTACCACAAAGATTCCATCGGAACCGCCGTTCTCTCCATCTCTTACGTCATCGCACTCTTCGGCACCGCCTTAGGACAGCTCATCTTCGGCTACTTAGGCGACCGTGTCGGGCGCCGAAAAGTATACGGTCTCTGTCTCTTGATCATGGTGTTCAGCTCCTTCGGCTGCGGTTTCTCCGTCTGCACCACTCGCCGTTCTTGCGTCATGGCGAGTTTAGCATTCTTTAGATTCGTCCTCGGGCTAGGGATCGGTGGAGACTACCCTCTCTCCGCCACGATCATGTCGGAGTTCGCTAATAAAAAGACGCGTGGGGCTTTTATAGCCGCCGTGTTTTCGATGCAGGGGTTGGGAATCTTGATGAGCTCAGCCGTGACGATGGCTGTGTGCGAGGCGTTTAAGATGGTCGGAGAGGGGAGTTTGGAGAAAATGGAGGCGGCTGGAGTGGAGACTTTGGCTCCGGCGGAGTCGGATATTGCTTGGAGGTTGATTCTGATGATCGGTGCTATTCCCGCCGCGTTAACGTTTTACTGGCGAATGCTCATGCCTGAAACCGCCAG ATACACAGCACTAGTTGAGAACAACGCAAGACAAGCAGCAAAAGACATGCAAAAAGTCATGTCCGTATCCATGTCTCAAGTAGCCGAAGATACATTATCGGAGACACTAGAACTACCACCATCTACTTCTTCCTCCTACAAACTCTTCTCCCGCCGTTTCTTCAGCCTCCACGGCCGTGACCTCTTCGCAGCCTCAGCCAATTGGTTCCTAGTGGACGTAGTCTTCTACACAAGCAACCTCCTCCTGTCTCAAATCTTCAGTTTCTCCAACAAACCTCTCAACTCCACAAACGTCTACGACTCTGCCTTCGAGGTGGCTAAGCTAGCAGCCATCGTAGCCGCTTGCTCCACCATCCCCGGCTACTGGTTCACCGTCTACTTCATCGATAGAATCGGTCGTGTCAAAATTCAGCTTATGGGGTTTTTCTGTATGGCCGTTGTTTACCTAGTCGCTGGGGTTCCGTACAGTTGGTATTGGTCTAAGCATGAGAAGACTAATAAAGGCTTTATGGTTCTCTATGGACTGATCTTCTTCTTTAGCAATTTTGGGCCTAACACGACGACCTTTATTATCCCGGCCGAGCTTTTCCCGGCTAGGTTTAGGTCAACTTGTCATGGGATATCCGGAGCTGCCGGGAAGTTTGGGGCCATTGTCGGGACGGTTGGTTTCTTGTGGGCCACGCAGCATGAAGAAGAGGACAAAGGAGAAGTTTTTCCAGAGGCGAGACGCGTGAGGATAGCGTTTTTAATCCTTGGTGCAGTTTGTATCGCTGGAGTCTTGGTGACGTACTTCTACACTCGTGAAACTATGGGAAGGTCGTTAGAAGAGAACGAAGAGGACGAGATTGATTCCACATGTGCATCTTCTGGTAATGAGTTATTCCCTATAGAATAG